A window of Flammeovirga kamogawensis genomic DNA:
AAAATAACACAAATGTCATCAAATAGTTGTTTTTGTTAAGATTCAACTATTTATTTGTGGAGAAATAAAATTCAAAAGACACTAAAAAAATAACATCCAATCTTTTATGTCATCAACTACAACTTTGACAAATCCTAAACTCTCTGAGTGGGACGGTGGACAAAGACCAATGAAAGCAACCTATGGAAAACTAATGATGTGGTTTTTCCTTGTTTCAGATGCTTTTACATTTGCGTCTTTATTAATAGCATACGGAGTAGTTCGTTTTATGCACCCTGCATATGAAGGAGCATATTCTCAATTCGAATTTGCTACTAGCTCGGATAATTTTTATTGGCCAATACCAGAAAAAGTATTTAATGCTTTTCCTGGATTACACGGAGTAGATGCTCCATTAATGTTTGTTGGTTTAATGACATTTATCTTAATTCTTTCATCAGTAACTATGGTACTAGCTGTAGAAGCAGGCGAAAGAAAGTCTAAAGCTGAGGTTGAAAAATGGATGCTATGGACAATTGTAGGAGGTGTAACTTTCTTAGGTTGTCAAGCTTGGGAATGGTCTCACTTTATACATGGTACAGACGAAGGTGTTATTAGAGATGGTGTTCAGATTTTTGGAGCAAACTTACATGTCAACCAATACGGTCCTCAGTTGTTCGCAGATTTCTTCTTCTTTATTACAGGTTTCCACGGTGTTCACGTAACAAGTGGTGTTATTATTAATATTGTAATTTTCTACAATGTTGTAATGGGTACTTATGAAGAGAGAGGATCTTATGAAATGATTGAGAAAGGTGGCTTATACTGGCACTTTGTCGATCTAGTATGGGTGTTTGTATTTACATTCTTCTACTTAGTCTAACTCAATTTTTTAATTTCACTAACTACTAAAAATAGTAAGATGGCACATCACGATGCAACACTTTCTCCAGAGGAGATTAAGAAAGCAAAAATGAAAACTGTGATTAAGGTTACAGCGATCTTAGCAGCAGTTACGATTATAGAATTTATCTTCGCCTTTGCATGGCCTGACGGTTCAAGTCGTTTTATTCTGAACATATTATTTGTTGGAATGACTTTACTTAAAGCTGGGTATATTATCATGGAATTTATGCACTTAGGCCATGAGGTCGGTCCATTAAAATTTGTGGTTTTATTCCCTATGTTATTTTTGGTTTGGCTACTTGTAGCTTTATTCCAAGAGGGTGGAGCAATACTTGATGCAATTCAGAATTGGTAGCAATCAATTTATTGAAATAAATAACAATAATATGGTTTGATTTCTTCATTTTTGTAGGGATCAAACCATATTTACTTTAAAAGAAAGAATGAACAAACCTAATCTTAAAAAATGGGTATTCTTATTTACTCTAATTGGAATACCTTTAGTAATTTTTTTCTTCCTTAAAAACTTTGGAACGAATGAATATCAACTTGATAAACCTGAAGAACTTCAAGTGTATAGTTTAAAGTCTGTAAACTGTGAACCTAACGAAATAGATGGTGTACATAGAATTCCAGAGTTTAACTTTTTAAATCAAGATAGTATTCAATTTTCGAATCAAGATTTAAAAGGAAAAATATACGTAGCAGATTTCTTTTTCACTTCTTGTCCTGATATATGTAAGGCAATGACATCTTCATTATTAAGAGTACAAGAAAGATTTAAAAATGAAGACAGGTTAAGATTGGTTTCTTTTAGTATAGACCCCAAATATGATACTCCTAGTGTATTAAGTAATTATGTTGAGAAACATAAAATAAATACTAAGCAGTGGAATTTGCTAACTGGAGATCAAGAAACTATTATGAATTTAGGCCAATGTGGCTTCTATATAACAGCAAAAGAAGAAGCATTGGGTCAGGATACTTCTCTATCACATAGTGATAAATTAATCCTTGTAGATACAGAAAATAGAATTAGAGGGTTTTATAGCGGTACAGATCAAGAAGATGTTAAACGCCTTCTTACAGAAATTTCTCTTTTATTAAAAGAATAACGGATTATATCTTTATGGAAACTACTGACAAAAAACGAAATGATAAATTACCTTTAATAATTATTGGTATTGTATCTATTTTAATTCCGATAGTTGTAGCACTTTTACTATTTATACCACAAACAGGTAAATTAGGAGATTTAGATGTTTCTTTTTTACCACGTTTAAACGCAGTTATTAACTTTTCTTCTGCAATAGCTCTAATTCTTGGTTACTATTTTGTAAAAAAGAAACAAATAGATATGCACAAGTTAATGATGACTGTAGCATTTGTTTTAGGAGGAATATTCTTAGTTTCTTATGTAGTATACCATTTTCAAGGTGGACATACAGTCTTTGGTGATGTAAACCATGATGGCGTATTATCTGCTGTTGAAAAAGAAAACTTAGGATTAATGAGAACCTTCTATTTGGTTATTTTATTGTCTCATATTTTACTTTCAGCAGGAGTTGTGCCCTTGGTATTATTGGCAATATATTTTGCAATAACTGACCAAATAAATAAACATAAGAGAATAGTTAAATTTACATATCCCGTTTGGTTATATGTAGCAATAACAGGTGTAGTTGTTTACTTGATGATTAGTCCATATTATATCTAATATTATGTATAAAAAAATAGTATTTCTGTCGATTGCATTTTTATTTTCAATACAAGGATTATATGCACAATGTGCAATGTGTAGGGCAACTGTAGAAAATAATATCAGTTCCGGAGCAAGTAGTGTAGGAGCTGGTTTAAATACCGGAATTATTTACTTAATGACTATGCCTTATATATTAATAGCGGCTATAGTTTATCTCTGGTATCGAAAGACTCAAAAAGAAAAAGCATCTTTAGCTTAAATAGTATAAAAAACTCCAATAAGATATTTCTTGTTGGAGTTTTTTTGTAATTTTTGAGTTCTATAACTTCCTCTTTTTTTATGAAAGTAAAATATATTTTTTTAGAACTGAAAAAGAGTAAAAATAAAGCTTTAATAGGGCTTTTCTTTACCTTTTTAACGGTTTCAATTTTTTTAATTAACGCAGGTTATTATTCATCCGATGAATATGATTCTTTTGTTCAAGATAGAATTGAACAAATATCTAAAAATGCAGATGATGTAATATTTGAAATTAAAGCAAATATTAAATCTGATAATGAGAATATTTTAGATTTTCAGGCTTTACTGAATGAGAGTATTTATCCTGTTTATATTTATAAAAAAGGCGTATTAAGCTTTTGGTCTGATAATAACTTAAAACTTAAATATCTAGAAGATAAACTGTATAGTTACTTTGTTGAGGATGTAATTCAGAAGGATGATTCTTTTTATTATGTGAGAAAATCTAATATCATGGTTTATAATCAAGATTATGAGATTTTTGTGATCATTCCACTAGTTATTCAAAGGGATAATGTTACTTCATTAATACCTAATTATGTAAATGAATTTGTCTTTGGTACAAAGGAAATGCCTAGACTAGCAAAATTTAATATAACCACCAACTATAAATCAATTTACACAAAACTGAATAAGTTTTTATTTGCCTTAGATGTATCTCAAAATAGATCTGTTGAATTAATTCCATGGAGTTATTTTGTAATGTCTATTATAATTGGCGTATTATTTTTGTTGTCAGCGTTAAGTACATTCGTTACCAATTACATTAATAGGGGATACTCTATTTTTCCAATGCTAACAATATTTATATTAGGTGTTATTTCTTTACATGCTATTGTCGCAGATGTTTTATCTAGTAATATCATAAAGTACGAGTATAATATTCTAGATAAAATAGATGACTCAGTACTATCTCAATGGGATTCTTTGGGTATAATTTTCTTGGATATACTTTTTGCAATCTTAATATTCAGATGGTTAAGTAGGAACTTCACAAGTTTATTTTCAATTAAATCTATCTACCTTTTAGATAAGAAATATAAGATTGCTATTAGTGTAGTCTTGATAGTGAGCTTTTTCTTTATTGTTGCTGGGTTCGAAGAAATATTTATTCATGTATCTGCAAAAGCTGGAGATTTATCTTTAAAATTTAGCCTTTTAGATATTACAGTTCCAGAAATATTTGCTCAAGTAATTATTATTTCAGGTTTTATTTTGATGGGACTTATAGCTCATCTGTTTTTTAAATTGATATGTTGGGCATTAGATTTTTATAGTAAATCATTAGCAATGCTAATATCGATTGTAATCATATTTGGATTTCAATTAGGTTATGATACGTTTAATATTTTACTAATTAATATTATTGCCATTTTTGTTGGAATTACGCTTTTGTTAGATACTCCAAAGTATTTATCGATAGGGAAATTTCCTGCCGTAATGTATTTAATGTCATTAATTGTATTCTTTTCTCTTCTCGGTGCATTTATTACTGAGAACCTTCAGATTCGAAATGATGAAGTTTTTAAACAAAAATTCGCCTCTAAATTAACTGAAAATGATGCATTATTAAGAGCTTATTTGCAAGAAACAATAAATGGAGTTAAAAATGATAATCAGATTATTGATGCAATGGCCTTTTTGAATAAAGGTAGAGCTGCCATTGCAACAAAATCAATAAAGAATGATTTAACGGAATGGTTCGGGAATCGTTTTGATGTTAAGATAAATATATCATTTGATAATGGACAAACGCTGAATAACGAGAACTCTTATCAGCAATTAAAAGATAATTTCTACGAGAAACAGAAGCCCAAATATGGTTTGAATTCAAAAATGAATTTACAGCAAGGTACTTTTAGTTATTTATGTGATATACCAATTGTTGATAGGTTCGAAAAGACAGATACATTAGGCTTTTGCTTAATTGCATTATATCCTAAATCCCTTACAGGAAAATCTTTTAAATCTACTATTCTAGATGAAGACTTTGATATAAACTTTAGGCAAGAAGAATACTCATATGCTATTTTCTATAGACAGGAATTAATTTTTAGTTCAGGTGATTATAATTATTCAAATAGTTTTTTAAAAGAGACATATTCAAAAGATAGAGAAAACTTAGTAAGTAGTGTAGAGTACAAAGGTTATGAACATTTAATGTTACCTGGTTCTAATAACAGAATTGTAGTCATTTCATCAAAAAGATTTGCATTTATAGATTATTTTAAAAGTTTCTCAGCCTATTTTACGGTGCTTATTATATTGATATTTACCATTTTCAATATGGTAAATTATTACAGGAACCCAAATGAATACCGTAGGTCATTTTCTACAAAAGTACAGCTATATTTAAATGCGGCTATCTTTCTGCCTCTTTTAATATTGGCGTTTGTTATGGGTTCTGTTATGGTAAACTCAACTAAGAATGACGTACAAAGACAATATTTAGAAAAAGGACAAACAGTAGCGAGTAATCTGTTTCAGGATAATGAAATAAATAAATTATATTCTAATGATGATAATCTAAAGTTAGATGTTCTTATTGATGAATTATCAAATGTAATGCAAGCAGATATTCGTTTTTATAATAGAAGAGGTAAACTAAAAGCAGCGTCAGATATCGAAATATTTGATGAGAACTTACTGAGTAAAGAGATTAATCCAAAGGCGTATATTGCAATAATGCAAAATAAGCAAACTAGATTAGTGTTAAAAGAACGTATAGGTAATCTAGAATACAATACATCATATATTGGTATAAAAGCATTTAATACAGGTAGAGTAATGGGGGTAGTAAGTATTCCTTTCTTTAAATCATTACATAAATTTGATGATAGATCTATTGAAGTAATTACTACAATTATGATGATTTTCTCAATTTTGTTTTTGACTTTACTTCCAATTGTACATTATGCAGCATTATCATTGTTAAACCCTATTAAGCTGATTATTCCCGAATTAAATAGGATTACTTTAAGTAAAAAGAATGAACCAATTACATATACAGCAAATGATGAATTTGGTCAGTTAGTTGGTGAGTATAATAAAATGCTTGCAAAATTAGAAGAATCAAAAAAAGAACTTGATAGATCACAAAGAGAAAGTGCTTGGAGAGATGTAGCAAAACAGGTAGCACATGAAATTAAAAATCCTCTAACACCAATGAAACTCTATTTACAACAATTGGAAAGAGTTGCAAAATCGGATGAAAATCCAAAGTTAATGAAAGCTACAAAGATGCTTATTAATCAGGTAGATACATTAAGTGGTATTGTAACATCTTTCTCGTCTTTTGCTACAATGCCTGTTCCTAAAAGAGAAACATTCAATATTTCAAAAGTGATTAGAGAAAATATTATGTTACTTTCTAGTAAAACTGATATTCATTTTTCTGATACACAAATTGGACACGATGTAATGGTAGAAGGGGATGAGAAATTAACAGCAAGAATTTTAAATAATTTAATGCTTAATGGTATTCAAGCTGCCAAAGATGATGTTCCATCTAAAATAATTGTTGATTTATATGAGAATGGCGAAAAAGCAATTGTAACCATTATAGATAATGGAATGGGTATACCTGAAGATGTTCAGAATAAAGTTTTTGTTCCTAACTTTACCACCAAAGAAACTGGCTCAGGAATTGGTTTAGCAGTAGCGAAAAGAGGTGTAGAACAAATGGGTGGAAGTATTTGGTTTGAAACTAAAGAGTTAGAGGGGTCTTCATTCTTTGTAGAATTTCTAATGACAGAAATAGAATAAATAAAAAGGGTGATATACAAAAATATATCACCCTAATTTATATAAAATTACTGCTTATAAACCAGTGTAATTATAAGGAGTAATGACTTTCAATTCGGCTTTGATTTCATCAGAAACAGCTAAACCCTCAATAAACACTTGGATACTTGACTCTGTAATTTTTTCATTTTTACGAGTAAGATCTTTTAGCATTTCATATGGATTAGGAATACCTTCTCTTCTTAAAACTGTTTGAATTGCTTCTGCAACTACTGCCCAGTTATCTTCTAAGTCAGCTTTCAATTGAGCATCATTCAATTCAAGTTTATTTAAACCTTTTTTCAATGACTGTAGAGCAATTAAAATATGTCCTAAAGGAACACCGATATTTCTTAATACAGTAGAATCAGTTAAGTCTCTCTGTAATCTTGAGATCGGTAATTTAGCAGATAAATGTTCTAATAAAGCATTAGCAATACCCAAGTTACCTTCAGCATTTTCAAAATCAATAGGATTTACTTTATGAGGCATAGCAGATGAGCCAACTTCATTCTTATTAATTTTTTGCTTAAAATAACGCATTGATACATATTGCCAGATATCTCTTGACATATCAATCAAAATAGTATTTACTCTCTTAAAAGCATCAAACAATGCGGCAAGGTTATCATAGTTTTCAATTTGAGTAGTAAATTGAGAACGATCTAATCCTAATACATTATTTACAAAATCGTTACCGAAATCTACCCATTTAATTTCAGGGTAAGCAACGTGATGTGCGTTAAAGTTACCTGTAGCACCACCAAATTTTGCAGAATAAGGAATTTGTTTTAATGCATCCAATTGTTTTGTAGCTCTGTAGCTAAAAACTTTGAATTCTTTTCCTAATCTAGAAGGAGAAGCAGGTTGACCGTGTGTTAACGCTAAGATTGGGAAATCAGCCCATTCAGCAGCTAAAGCATCAATCATTCCAACAATTTCTTCTAACATTGGAAGAACTACTTCAACATTTGCATTTTTTAGAGATAAAGGAATTGCAGTGTTGTTTACATCTTGAGATGTAAGACCAAAGTGAACAAATTCTTTTTGTTCTTTAATTCCTAATTGATCAAATTTTTCTTTAATAAAATACTCAACAGACTTTACATCATGGTTAGTGACGCGTTCAAAGTCTTTTACTTTAACAGCATCTTCGTTTGTAAATTCTTGATAAATTTTACGGATAGATGGATAAAGCGACTTATCAAAGTCTTTTAGTTGAGGGAGTGGAGACTCACATAAAGCGATAAAGTATTCGATTTCAACCCAAACACGATATCTGATCAGAGCAAATTCTGAAAAATAGTTAGATAATGATGAAGTTTTACTTCTGTACCTACCATCAATTGGTGATACTGCTGTGAGTTCGTTTAGTTCCATTTTATAATTGGAATTTTTAAGTGAAAAACTAATCAAGTCGCAAATATAACGTGCTGATTATCTAAACAAAAATAAATAGTCAGATAGTATGTGAAAATATATAGATCATTTTTAAGATTTATAAACTTTCCTCTTCTGCTTTATTGTCTTTACTAGGAGTAAGGTCAGTAGAAGACCAATTGATTAAATCGCCACATAGTGCAGATAAACCACCAACAAAACCACCAATTAATGCACTAACTATACCTACAAAATCATTTGATGGCAAATGGAACATAACAGAAATACGACTACTTAATTCTGAACCAGTGTATAATTGAATTAGAGCAGCATATGTACCCCAAAGAAGTGCAATACTTATAAACCCCGTTAAAAAACTGTTTAAAAATTTATTTGTATCTCTAAATGCTCCAAAAACAAAACATGGAACTACAATAATCCACCATGGAAACATTACCTGAAGTAAACTTGCAGTAATGAGTATTGCTGTTCCGTTTACAATAAAATTCTTATTCATTTAATTTTTGTATTTTTTCTACTTTCAATAATGAAGCAGGAGGATTATCATAATTTTTAAAATCATCAGTAGTATAGAAGTGTACTTTAAATAGTTTTCCTTCTTCAAAGTAAGGAACCATATTGTCGTAATATGGACTGCCAGGGTTGCCAGATTGTCCACCAGGAATTGCTTGGTAACAAACAGGACCATCTTTAGTCATTTCAACTAGCATTCTATAACTTGGTCCATGTTTTTCTTTCATGGCATTTATGATTCCTTTGTAACCACCAGTTTTCAATTTATTTATTTCAAAACCAGGTAGCCTACCTAAATGGACAATTTTAGTATGTTTATAATTTGACCAATTTAAGGCTATATCAGCATTTTCTTCCTTCCATTTGTCCACTTTCTTAATTGACAAAACAAAGCTTTCATTAATTAAGTCATCTATAGATTCTGATTTTGAAGTTTCTAATTCATCAAAGAAAGAAAAGTTTGGATTGTTCTTTAATAAGTAGAATGTATTTGCTCTTGATGGAATTGCATAAGATTTTGTTGGGTGCTCGTGAAATTCATCCCAAACTAATTGCATGATCGTTTTTGCCCATTCTTCAAAATATATAGAATGTATTTCATCAGGGGAGTATTGATAGTCCCAATTTCTTAAGAGGTTAAATACACTTTGTTCTTCATCATTCAGTGTTGTAAGATCAATGTGATTTAATAAAAATTGTAAGTTTTCTTCTGCAAATAGACTGTAATTATCATTCATCATATTACCCAACTCGTTTACAGTTAGGTCTTTAGCACTATCTAGCAAATCATGAATTCTTCTATTTCTATAATACTCATAATATTGTCCATAAGTGTAATAGGGGTAGTTTATCCCAGCAGGGTGCTCATTTGCAGAACTTACATAGCCAATTTTAGGGTCAACAATAGAGATGTTGTGTTCTTGTGGTATATAATTTTGCCATTTTGTATCCGAACGTGTACCATCAAGAACAAATTTCCCTTGTTCCTTCCATCTATTTGGAAAGCGTGCTTGAATATTCATTGCGATAGTATTTGTATTAGATATGAATGCAAAATTTAATGCAGGTCCAAAAAAGTATTTTAGAGCATTATTAAATTCAGTGTAATCTTTGGCTTTATTGATTTTGTAGATAGCTTTTAATTCTTTAGATGGGTCGTGACCACTCCATCTTAATGCGTAACCTTGTTTCTGATTAGTTTTTCCAAATGATTTATCATAAACAACAGGTCCCCATTTAGTGTACCTCACAGTGTCCATTACAGGATCTTTTTCGCGTACTTTAATTTCTTCTATTCTTAACTCGGCTTTATCCCAGTAATTATCTATTAGGTAATGAGTTTGACTTTTATCTTGAAATAAAATTTTATACCAATCCCTATCATCTCTTCTTGCACTAGTTACACCCCAT
This region includes:
- a CDS encoding penicillin acylase family protein, whose protein sequence is MRSSIAGIISAFTFFCIVALDSNIKSLPPLGRFLDPFQGFWQNEVRDEKLPEKLTLPTMISDGTVFYDSVLVPHVYAENDHDLYLLQGYITARHRLWQMDFISKVASGRLSEILGDKLVDFDKGMRRQGLQYGAEQFVETIKNDKKMISLINAYCAGVNAYIDELNYSDYPVEYKFFNYKPEHWTPLKVGLVFKYIQYSLSGPDNDFENSNSLQLLGKKNFDLLFPEILPFQETIAHNDSIWSNIIPLKVKAPTGYKMLSGLRKHAIEKEDPDNGSNNWAISGLKTKTGNSILCNDPHLTLSLPSIWFSIQLTSQESNTLGMSIPGVPCIITGANQNIAWGVTSARRDDRDWYKILFQDKSQTHYLIDNYWDKAELRIEEIKVREKDPVMDTVRYTKWGPVVYDKSFGKTNQKQGYALRWSGHDPSKELKAIYKINKAKDYTEFNNALKYFFGPALNFAFISNTNTIAMNIQARFPNRWKEQGKFVLDGTRSDTKWQNYIPQEHNISIVDPKIGYVSSANEHPAGINYPYYTYGQYYEYYRNRRIHDLLDSAKDLTVNELGNMMNDNYSLFAEENLQFLLNHIDLTTLNDEEQSVFNLLRNWDYQYSPDEIHSIYFEEWAKTIMQLVWDEFHEHPTKSYAIPSRANTFYLLKNNPNFSFFDELETSKSESIDDLINESFVLSIKKVDKWKEENADIALNWSNYKHTKIVHLGRLPGFEINKLKTGGYKGIINAMKEKHGPSYRMLVEMTKDGPVCYQAIPGGQSGNPGSPYYDNMVPYFEEGKLFKVHFYTTDDFKNYDNPPASLLKVEKIQKLNE
- a CDS encoding SCO family protein; the encoded protein is MNKPNLKKWVFLFTLIGIPLVIFFFLKNFGTNEYQLDKPEELQVYSLKSVNCEPNEIDGVHRIPEFNFLNQDSIQFSNQDLKGKIYVADFFFTSCPDICKAMTSSLLRVQERFKNEDRLRLVSFSIDPKYDTPSVLSNYVEKHKINTKQWNLLTGDQETIMNLGQCGFYITAKEEALGQDTSLSHSDKLILVDTENRIRGFYSGTDQEDVKRLLTEISLLLKE
- the purB gene encoding adenylosuccinate lyase; the protein is MELNELTAVSPIDGRYRSKTSSLSNYFSEFALIRYRVWVEIEYFIALCESPLPQLKDFDKSLYPSIRKIYQEFTNEDAVKVKDFERVTNHDVKSVEYFIKEKFDQLGIKEQKEFVHFGLTSQDVNNTAIPLSLKNANVEVVLPMLEEIVGMIDALAAEWADFPILALTHGQPASPSRLGKEFKVFSYRATKQLDALKQIPYSAKFGGATGNFNAHHVAYPEIKWVDFGNDFVNNVLGLDRSQFTTQIENYDNLAALFDAFKRVNTILIDMSRDIWQYVSMRYFKQKINKNEVGSSAMPHKVNPIDFENAEGNLGIANALLEHLSAKLPISRLQRDLTDSTVLRNIGVPLGHILIALQSLKKGLNKLELNDAQLKADLEDNWAVVAEAIQTVLRREGIPNPYEMLKDLTRKNEKITESSIQVFIEGLAVSDEIKAELKVITPYNYTGL
- a CDS encoding cytochrome C oxidase subunit IV family protein; amino-acid sequence: MAHHDATLSPEEIKKAKMKTVIKVTAILAAVTIIEFIFAFAWPDGSSRFILNILFVGMTLLKAGYIIMEFMHLGHEVGPLKFVVLFPMLFLVWLLVALFQEGGAILDAIQNW
- a CDS encoding DUF420 domain-containing protein, giving the protein METTDKKRNDKLPLIIIGIVSILIPIVVALLLFIPQTGKLGDLDVSFLPRLNAVINFSSAIALILGYYFVKKKQIDMHKLMMTVAFVLGGIFLVSYVVYHFQGGHTVFGDVNHDGVLSAVEKENLGLMRTFYLVILLSHILLSAGVVPLVLLAIYFAITDQINKHKRIVKFTYPVWLYVAITGVVVYLMISPYYI
- a CDS encoding cytochrome c oxidase subunit 3, which codes for MSSTTTLTNPKLSEWDGGQRPMKATYGKLMMWFFLVSDAFTFASLLIAYGVVRFMHPAYEGAYSQFEFATSSDNFYWPIPEKVFNAFPGLHGVDAPLMFVGLMTFILILSSVTMVLAVEAGERKSKAEVEKWMLWTIVGGVTFLGCQAWEWSHFIHGTDEGVIRDGVQIFGANLHVNQYGPQLFADFFFFITGFHGVHVTSGVIINIVIFYNVVMGTYEERGSYEMIEKGGLYWHFVDLVWVFVFTFFYLV
- a CDS encoding sensor histidine kinase — protein: MKVKYIFLELKKSKNKALIGLFFTFLTVSIFLINAGYYSSDEYDSFVQDRIEQISKNADDVIFEIKANIKSDNENILDFQALLNESIYPVYIYKKGVLSFWSDNNLKLKYLEDKLYSYFVEDVIQKDDSFYYVRKSNIMVYNQDYEIFVIIPLVIQRDNVTSLIPNYVNEFVFGTKEMPRLAKFNITTNYKSIYTKLNKFLFALDVSQNRSVELIPWSYFVMSIIIGVLFLLSALSTFVTNYINRGYSIFPMLTIFILGVISLHAIVADVLSSNIIKYEYNILDKIDDSVLSQWDSLGIIFLDILFAILIFRWLSRNFTSLFSIKSIYLLDKKYKIAISVVLIVSFFFIVAGFEEIFIHVSAKAGDLSLKFSLLDITVPEIFAQVIIISGFILMGLIAHLFFKLICWALDFYSKSLAMLISIVIIFGFQLGYDTFNILLINIIAIFVGITLLLDTPKYLSIGKFPAVMYLMSLIVFFSLLGAFITENLQIRNDEVFKQKFASKLTENDALLRAYLQETINGVKNDNQIIDAMAFLNKGRAAIATKSIKNDLTEWFGNRFDVKINISFDNGQTLNNENSYQQLKDNFYEKQKPKYGLNSKMNLQQGTFSYLCDIPIVDRFEKTDTLGFCLIALYPKSLTGKSFKSTILDEDFDINFRQEEYSYAIFYRQELIFSSGDYNYSNSFLKETYSKDRENLVSSVEYKGYEHLMLPGSNNRIVVISSKRFAFIDYFKSFSAYFTVLIILIFTIFNMVNYYRNPNEYRRSFSTKVQLYLNAAIFLPLLILAFVMGSVMVNSTKNDVQRQYLEKGQTVASNLFQDNEINKLYSNDDNLKLDVLIDELSNVMQADIRFYNRRGKLKAASDIEIFDENLLSKEINPKAYIAIMQNKQTRLVLKERIGNLEYNTSYIGIKAFNTGRVMGVVSIPFFKSLHKFDDRSIEVITTIMMIFSILFLTLLPIVHYAALSLLNPIKLIIPELNRITLSKKNEPITYTANDEFGQLVGEYNKMLAKLEESKKELDRSQRESAWRDVAKQVAHEIKNPLTPMKLYLQQLERVAKSDENPKLMKATKMLINQVDTLSGIVTSFSSFATMPVPKRETFNISKVIRENIMLLSSKTDIHFSDTQIGHDVMVEGDEKLTARILNNLMLNGIQAAKDDVPSKIIVDLYENGEKAIVTIIDNGMGIPEDVQNKVFVPNFTTKETGSGIGLAVAKRGVEQMGGSIWFETKELEGSSFFVEFLMTEIE